Proteins co-encoded in one Quercus robur chromosome 8, dhQueRobu3.1, whole genome shotgun sequence genomic window:
- the LOC126697270 gene encoding uncharacterized protein LOC126697270 isoform X5 translates to MDSQCMPSSPSLHPKIHRNAKLNPSWEAIHLRKRTICFKSRIYYTCFCLHKQEQNSSFTRKPNARKAKKYFSQLREEPSKGLVPSSITMIICWAFLLIEALLLVEVNVALRKKKRKNEEEDELEVISIRTMAQETLGEWGGTLATVTYVFLGYTSMIAYSSKSGDIIFHLINLPASISGIFFTSVFTMLISIGGTRATDQANQWLTTSMIGLLLAIEVLAVVSGGWAGLGGSGDWGKVPATIPVIIFSLVYHDLAPVLCAYLGGDLTRIRTSVLLGSLVPLLALLVWDAVALGLSAQSDQVVDPVELLMRVKWSGVSIMVEAFSLLAVGTSLIGTLLSFFEFFKEQLNNFTWQFPSTQLPQQGNKLFGLRKWWGRNKSFTAMTMAVTPALFVSSTVPDAFSSATDIAGGYCMTILFGVLPPAMAWAMLNREAEDPKQKAFSKARPLLLGVGLFACCIVIEQILQDILLFGS, encoded by the exons atGGATTCACAGTGCATGCCTTCATCTCCCTCTCTACATCCCAAAATCCACagaaatgcaaaattaaatcCATCATGGGAAGCAATTCATCTAAGGAAAAGAACAATTTGCTTCAAATCCAGGAT TTACTACACTTGCTTCTGCCTCCATAAGCAAGAGCAAAATTCATCCTTTACTAGGAAACCTAATGCTAGAAAGGCAAAGAAATATTTCTCACAATTGAGGGAAGAGCCTAGCAAG GGACTGGTTCCAAGTTCAATAACAATGATAATATGTTGGGCATTTCTTCTAATTGAAGCACTTTTACTTGTTGAAGTCAATGTGGCTCTacggaagaagaaaagaaaaaatgaggaAGAGGATGAACTGGAGGTCATTTCTATTAGGACCATGGCCCAAGAAACCCTAGGAGAGTGGGGTGGAACTCTAGCCACTGTGACCTATGTATTCTTGGGCTACACTTCCATGATTGCCTATAGTTCCAAGTCCGGCGATATCATTTTCCATTTGATCAATCTTCCGGCCTCAATTTCAGGCATTTTCTTCACTTCGGTCTTCACCATGCTCATCTCCATTGGTGGGACTCGTGCCACTGATCAAGCCAACCAGTGGCTCACTACTTCCATGATAG GTCTACTTTTAGCAATTGAGGTGTTAGCAGTTGTCTCTGGAGGGTGGGCTGGATTGGGGGGAAGTGGTGACTGGGGAAAAGTTCCAGCTACAATTCCtgtcattattttttccttGGTATATCATGATCTTGCACCTG TTCTTTGTGCTTATTTGGGTGGTGATCTTACACGCATAAGGACTTCAGTCTTGCTTGGTAGTCTTGTTCCATTGCTGGCATTGCTTGTTTGGGATGCAGTAGCACTTGGCCTCTCAGCACAGTCCGACCAAGTTGTTGACCCTGTTGAATTGCTCATGAG GGTGAAATGGAGTGGTGTTTCAATTATGGTTGAGGCCTTCTCTCTCTTGGCGGTTGGGACATCACTAATTGGCACACTCTTGAGCTTCTTCGAGTTTTTTAAGGAGCAACTTAATAACTTCACATGGCAATTTCCCTCAACACAACTACCACAA CAGGGAAACAAGCTTTTTGGACTGAGAAAATGGTGGGGAAGGAATAAAAGCTTCACAGCAATGACAATGGCTGTCACTCCAGCTCTTTTTGTGTCATCTACTGTTCCAGATGCATTCTCATCTGCTACTGACATTGCT GGGGGCTACTGTATGACAATTCTTTTTGGAGTTCTTCCACCGGCAATGGCGTGGGCAATGCTTAACAGAGAAGCTGAGGATCCTAAACAAAAGGCATTTTCAAAAGCTAGACCTTTACTCCTAGGAGTAGGACTATTTGCATGTTGCATAGTGATAGAGCAAATCTTGCAGGATATCCTATTATTTGGCTCCTAG
- the LOC126697270 gene encoding uncharacterized protein LOC126697270 isoform X1 — MDSQCMPSSPSLHPKIHRNAKLNPSWEAIHLRKRTICFKSRISYYTCFCLHKQEQNSSFTRKPNARKAKKYFSQLREEPSKVAKKKGTIAGAVALIIGTSIGSGILALPKKASPAGLVPSSITMIICWAFLLIEALLLVEVNVALRKKKRKNEEEDELEVISIRTMAQETLGEWGGTLATVTYVFLGYTSMIAYSSKSGDIIFHLINLPASISGIFFTSVFTMLISIGGTRATDQANQWLTTSMIGLLLAIEVLAVVSGGWAGLGGSGDWGKVPATIPVIIFSLVYHDLAPVLCAYLGGDLTRIRTSVLLGSLVPLLALLVWDAVALGLSAQSDQVVDPVELLMRVKWSGVSIMVEAFSLLAVGTSLIGTLLSFFEFFKEQLNNFTWQFPSTQLPQQGNKLFGLRKWWGRNKSFTAMTMAVTPALFVSSTVPDAFSSATDIAGGYCMTILFGVLPPAMAWAMLNREAEDPKQKAFSKARPLLLGVGLFACCIVIEQILQDILLFGS; from the exons atGGATTCACAGTGCATGCCTTCATCTCCCTCTCTACATCCCAAAATCCACagaaatgcaaaattaaatcCATCATGGGAAGCAATTCATCTAAGGAAAAGAACAATTTGCTTCAAATCCAGGAT CAGTTACTACACTTGCTTCTGCCTCCATAAGCAAGAGCAAAATTCATCCTTTACTAGGAAACCTAATGCTAGAAAGGCAAAGAAATATTTCTCACAATTGAGGGAAGAGCCTAGCAAGGTAGCTAAGAAGAAGGGAACTATTGCTGGCGCTGTTGCTCTCATTATAGGAACTAGTATTGGTTCAGGGATACTTGCACTCCCAAAGAAAGCTTCCCCTGCA GGACTGGTTCCAAGTTCAATAACAATGATAATATGTTGGGCATTTCTTCTAATTGAAGCACTTTTACTTGTTGAAGTCAATGTGGCTCTacggaagaagaaaagaaaaaatgaggaAGAGGATGAACTGGAGGTCATTTCTATTAGGACCATGGCCCAAGAAACCCTAGGAGAGTGGGGTGGAACTCTAGCCACTGTGACCTATGTATTCTTGGGCTACACTTCCATGATTGCCTATAGTTCCAAGTCCGGCGATATCATTTTCCATTTGATCAATCTTCCGGCCTCAATTTCAGGCATTTTCTTCACTTCGGTCTTCACCATGCTCATCTCCATTGGTGGGACTCGTGCCACTGATCAAGCCAACCAGTGGCTCACTACTTCCATGATAG GTCTACTTTTAGCAATTGAGGTGTTAGCAGTTGTCTCTGGAGGGTGGGCTGGATTGGGGGGAAGTGGTGACTGGGGAAAAGTTCCAGCTACAATTCCtgtcattattttttccttGGTATATCATGATCTTGCACCTG TTCTTTGTGCTTATTTGGGTGGTGATCTTACACGCATAAGGACTTCAGTCTTGCTTGGTAGTCTTGTTCCATTGCTGGCATTGCTTGTTTGGGATGCAGTAGCACTTGGCCTCTCAGCACAGTCCGACCAAGTTGTTGACCCTGTTGAATTGCTCATGAG GGTGAAATGGAGTGGTGTTTCAATTATGGTTGAGGCCTTCTCTCTCTTGGCGGTTGGGACATCACTAATTGGCACACTCTTGAGCTTCTTCGAGTTTTTTAAGGAGCAACTTAATAACTTCACATGGCAATTTCCCTCAACACAACTACCACAA CAGGGAAACAAGCTTTTTGGACTGAGAAAATGGTGGGGAAGGAATAAAAGCTTCACAGCAATGACAATGGCTGTCACTCCAGCTCTTTTTGTGTCATCTACTGTTCCAGATGCATTCTCATCTGCTACTGACATTGCT GGGGGCTACTGTATGACAATTCTTTTTGGAGTTCTTCCACCGGCAATGGCGTGGGCAATGCTTAACAGAGAAGCTGAGGATCCTAAACAAAAGGCATTTTCAAAAGCTAGACCTTTACTCCTAGGAGTAGGACTATTTGCATGTTGCATAGTGATAGAGCAAATCTTGCAGGATATCCTATTATTTGGCTCCTAG
- the LOC126697270 gene encoding uncharacterized protein LOC126697270 isoform X3 gives MDSQCMPSSPSLHPKIHRNAKLNPSWEAIHLRKRTICFKSRIYYTCFCLHKQEQNSSFTRKPNARKAKKYFSQLREEPSKVAKKKGTIAGAVALIIGTSIGSGILALPKKASPAGLVPSSITMIICWAFLLIEALLLVEVNVALRKKKRKNEEEDELEVISIRTMAQETLGEWGGTLATVTYVFLGYTSMIAYSSKSGDIIFHLINLPASISGIFFTSVFTMLISIGGTRATDQANQWLTTSMIGLLLAIEVLAVVSGGWAGLGGSGDWGKVPATIPVIIFSLVYHDLAPVLCAYLGGDLTRIRTSVLLGSLVPLLALLVWDAVALGLSAQSDQVVDPVELLMRVKWSGVSIMVEAFSLLAVGTSLIGTLLSFFEFFKEQLNNFTWQFPSTQLPQQGNKLFGLRKWWGRNKSFTAMTMAVTPALFVSSTVPDAFSSATDIAGGYCMTILFGVLPPAMAWAMLNREAEDPKQKAFSKARPLLLGVGLFACCIVIEQILQDILLFGS, from the exons atGGATTCACAGTGCATGCCTTCATCTCCCTCTCTACATCCCAAAATCCACagaaatgcaaaattaaatcCATCATGGGAAGCAATTCATCTAAGGAAAAGAACAATTTGCTTCAAATCCAGGAT TTACTACACTTGCTTCTGCCTCCATAAGCAAGAGCAAAATTCATCCTTTACTAGGAAACCTAATGCTAGAAAGGCAAAGAAATATTTCTCACAATTGAGGGAAGAGCCTAGCAAGGTAGCTAAGAAGAAGGGAACTATTGCTGGCGCTGTTGCTCTCATTATAGGAACTAGTATTGGTTCAGGGATACTTGCACTCCCAAAGAAAGCTTCCCCTGCA GGACTGGTTCCAAGTTCAATAACAATGATAATATGTTGGGCATTTCTTCTAATTGAAGCACTTTTACTTGTTGAAGTCAATGTGGCTCTacggaagaagaaaagaaaaaatgaggaAGAGGATGAACTGGAGGTCATTTCTATTAGGACCATGGCCCAAGAAACCCTAGGAGAGTGGGGTGGAACTCTAGCCACTGTGACCTATGTATTCTTGGGCTACACTTCCATGATTGCCTATAGTTCCAAGTCCGGCGATATCATTTTCCATTTGATCAATCTTCCGGCCTCAATTTCAGGCATTTTCTTCACTTCGGTCTTCACCATGCTCATCTCCATTGGTGGGACTCGTGCCACTGATCAAGCCAACCAGTGGCTCACTACTTCCATGATAG GTCTACTTTTAGCAATTGAGGTGTTAGCAGTTGTCTCTGGAGGGTGGGCTGGATTGGGGGGAAGTGGTGACTGGGGAAAAGTTCCAGCTACAATTCCtgtcattattttttccttGGTATATCATGATCTTGCACCTG TTCTTTGTGCTTATTTGGGTGGTGATCTTACACGCATAAGGACTTCAGTCTTGCTTGGTAGTCTTGTTCCATTGCTGGCATTGCTTGTTTGGGATGCAGTAGCACTTGGCCTCTCAGCACAGTCCGACCAAGTTGTTGACCCTGTTGAATTGCTCATGAG GGTGAAATGGAGTGGTGTTTCAATTATGGTTGAGGCCTTCTCTCTCTTGGCGGTTGGGACATCACTAATTGGCACACTCTTGAGCTTCTTCGAGTTTTTTAAGGAGCAACTTAATAACTTCACATGGCAATTTCCCTCAACACAACTACCACAA CAGGGAAACAAGCTTTTTGGACTGAGAAAATGGTGGGGAAGGAATAAAAGCTTCACAGCAATGACAATGGCTGTCACTCCAGCTCTTTTTGTGTCATCTACTGTTCCAGATGCATTCTCATCTGCTACTGACATTGCT GGGGGCTACTGTATGACAATTCTTTTTGGAGTTCTTCCACCGGCAATGGCGTGGGCAATGCTTAACAGAGAAGCTGAGGATCCTAAACAAAAGGCATTTTCAAAAGCTAGACCTTTACTCCTAGGAGTAGGACTATTTGCATGTTGCATAGTGATAGAGCAAATCTTGCAGGATATCCTATTATTTGGCTCCTAG
- the LOC126697270 gene encoding uncharacterized protein LOC126697270 isoform X2: MDSQCMPSSPSLHPKIHRNAKLNPSWEAIHLRKRTICFKSRISYYTCFCLHKQEQNSSFTRKPNARKAKKYFSQLREEPSKVAKKKGTIAGAVALIIGTSIGSGILALPKKASPAGLVPSSITMIICWAFLLIEALLLVEVNVALRKKKRKNEEEDELEVISIRTMAQETLGEWGGTLATVTYVFLGYTSMIAYSSKSGDIIFHLINLPASISGIFFTSVFTMLISIGGTRATDQANQWLTTSMIGLLLAIEVLAVVSGGWAGLGGSGDWGKVPATIPVIIFSLVYHDLAPVLCAYLGGDLTRIRTSVLLGSLVPLLALLVWDAVALGLSAQSDQVVDPVELLMRVKWSGVSIMVEAFSLLAVGTSLIGTLLSFFEFFKEQLNNFTWQFPSTQLPQGNKLFGLRKWWGRNKSFTAMTMAVTPALFVSSTVPDAFSSATDIAGGYCMTILFGVLPPAMAWAMLNREAEDPKQKAFSKARPLLLGVGLFACCIVIEQILQDILLFGS, translated from the exons atGGATTCACAGTGCATGCCTTCATCTCCCTCTCTACATCCCAAAATCCACagaaatgcaaaattaaatcCATCATGGGAAGCAATTCATCTAAGGAAAAGAACAATTTGCTTCAAATCCAGGAT CAGTTACTACACTTGCTTCTGCCTCCATAAGCAAGAGCAAAATTCATCCTTTACTAGGAAACCTAATGCTAGAAAGGCAAAGAAATATTTCTCACAATTGAGGGAAGAGCCTAGCAAGGTAGCTAAGAAGAAGGGAACTATTGCTGGCGCTGTTGCTCTCATTATAGGAACTAGTATTGGTTCAGGGATACTTGCACTCCCAAAGAAAGCTTCCCCTGCA GGACTGGTTCCAAGTTCAATAACAATGATAATATGTTGGGCATTTCTTCTAATTGAAGCACTTTTACTTGTTGAAGTCAATGTGGCTCTacggaagaagaaaagaaaaaatgaggaAGAGGATGAACTGGAGGTCATTTCTATTAGGACCATGGCCCAAGAAACCCTAGGAGAGTGGGGTGGAACTCTAGCCACTGTGACCTATGTATTCTTGGGCTACACTTCCATGATTGCCTATAGTTCCAAGTCCGGCGATATCATTTTCCATTTGATCAATCTTCCGGCCTCAATTTCAGGCATTTTCTTCACTTCGGTCTTCACCATGCTCATCTCCATTGGTGGGACTCGTGCCACTGATCAAGCCAACCAGTGGCTCACTACTTCCATGATAG GTCTACTTTTAGCAATTGAGGTGTTAGCAGTTGTCTCTGGAGGGTGGGCTGGATTGGGGGGAAGTGGTGACTGGGGAAAAGTTCCAGCTACAATTCCtgtcattattttttccttGGTATATCATGATCTTGCACCTG TTCTTTGTGCTTATTTGGGTGGTGATCTTACACGCATAAGGACTTCAGTCTTGCTTGGTAGTCTTGTTCCATTGCTGGCATTGCTTGTTTGGGATGCAGTAGCACTTGGCCTCTCAGCACAGTCCGACCAAGTTGTTGACCCTGTTGAATTGCTCATGAG GGTGAAATGGAGTGGTGTTTCAATTATGGTTGAGGCCTTCTCTCTCTTGGCGGTTGGGACATCACTAATTGGCACACTCTTGAGCTTCTTCGAGTTTTTTAAGGAGCAACTTAATAACTTCACATGGCAATTTCCCTCAACACAACTACCACAA GGAAACAAGCTTTTTGGACTGAGAAAATGGTGGGGAAGGAATAAAAGCTTCACAGCAATGACAATGGCTGTCACTCCAGCTCTTTTTGTGTCATCTACTGTTCCAGATGCATTCTCATCTGCTACTGACATTGCT GGGGGCTACTGTATGACAATTCTTTTTGGAGTTCTTCCACCGGCAATGGCGTGGGCAATGCTTAACAGAGAAGCTGAGGATCCTAAACAAAAGGCATTTTCAAAAGCTAGACCTTTACTCCTAGGAGTAGGACTATTTGCATGTTGCATAGTGATAGAGCAAATCTTGCAGGATATCCTATTATTTGGCTCCTAG
- the LOC126697270 gene encoding uncharacterized protein LOC126697270 isoform X4: MDSQCMPSSPSLHPKIHRNAKLNPSWEAIHLRKRTICFKSRISYYTCFCLHKQEQNSSFTRKPNARKAKKYFSQLREEPSKGLVPSSITMIICWAFLLIEALLLVEVNVALRKKKRKNEEEDELEVISIRTMAQETLGEWGGTLATVTYVFLGYTSMIAYSSKSGDIIFHLINLPASISGIFFTSVFTMLISIGGTRATDQANQWLTTSMIGLLLAIEVLAVVSGGWAGLGGSGDWGKVPATIPVIIFSLVYHDLAPVLCAYLGGDLTRIRTSVLLGSLVPLLALLVWDAVALGLSAQSDQVVDPVELLMRVKWSGVSIMVEAFSLLAVGTSLIGTLLSFFEFFKEQLNNFTWQFPSTQLPQQGNKLFGLRKWWGRNKSFTAMTMAVTPALFVSSTVPDAFSSATDIAGGYCMTILFGVLPPAMAWAMLNREAEDPKQKAFSKARPLLLGVGLFACCIVIEQILQDILLFGS, encoded by the exons atGGATTCACAGTGCATGCCTTCATCTCCCTCTCTACATCCCAAAATCCACagaaatgcaaaattaaatcCATCATGGGAAGCAATTCATCTAAGGAAAAGAACAATTTGCTTCAAATCCAGGAT CAGTTACTACACTTGCTTCTGCCTCCATAAGCAAGAGCAAAATTCATCCTTTACTAGGAAACCTAATGCTAGAAAGGCAAAGAAATATTTCTCACAATTGAGGGAAGAGCCTAGCAAG GGACTGGTTCCAAGTTCAATAACAATGATAATATGTTGGGCATTTCTTCTAATTGAAGCACTTTTACTTGTTGAAGTCAATGTGGCTCTacggaagaagaaaagaaaaaatgaggaAGAGGATGAACTGGAGGTCATTTCTATTAGGACCATGGCCCAAGAAACCCTAGGAGAGTGGGGTGGAACTCTAGCCACTGTGACCTATGTATTCTTGGGCTACACTTCCATGATTGCCTATAGTTCCAAGTCCGGCGATATCATTTTCCATTTGATCAATCTTCCGGCCTCAATTTCAGGCATTTTCTTCACTTCGGTCTTCACCATGCTCATCTCCATTGGTGGGACTCGTGCCACTGATCAAGCCAACCAGTGGCTCACTACTTCCATGATAG GTCTACTTTTAGCAATTGAGGTGTTAGCAGTTGTCTCTGGAGGGTGGGCTGGATTGGGGGGAAGTGGTGACTGGGGAAAAGTTCCAGCTACAATTCCtgtcattattttttccttGGTATATCATGATCTTGCACCTG TTCTTTGTGCTTATTTGGGTGGTGATCTTACACGCATAAGGACTTCAGTCTTGCTTGGTAGTCTTGTTCCATTGCTGGCATTGCTTGTTTGGGATGCAGTAGCACTTGGCCTCTCAGCACAGTCCGACCAAGTTGTTGACCCTGTTGAATTGCTCATGAG GGTGAAATGGAGTGGTGTTTCAATTATGGTTGAGGCCTTCTCTCTCTTGGCGGTTGGGACATCACTAATTGGCACACTCTTGAGCTTCTTCGAGTTTTTTAAGGAGCAACTTAATAACTTCACATGGCAATTTCCCTCAACACAACTACCACAA CAGGGAAACAAGCTTTTTGGACTGAGAAAATGGTGGGGAAGGAATAAAAGCTTCACAGCAATGACAATGGCTGTCACTCCAGCTCTTTTTGTGTCATCTACTGTTCCAGATGCATTCTCATCTGCTACTGACATTGCT GGGGGCTACTGTATGACAATTCTTTTTGGAGTTCTTCCACCGGCAATGGCGTGGGCAATGCTTAACAGAGAAGCTGAGGATCCTAAACAAAAGGCATTTTCAAAAGCTAGACCTTTACTCCTAGGAGTAGGACTATTTGCATGTTGCATAGTGATAGAGCAAATCTTGCAGGATATCCTATTATTTGGCTCCTAG